The Deinococcus sp. LM3 genomic interval CGACGAGGGCCTCGCCGCCTACGAGGAAGCCCTCGCGCTGGTCGATCAGATGATCGGCTCGCCCGTCGCCGCCGACTGACGCTCTCCCTCCCCGCCTTCCCCTCCACAGGAGTTCCCATGACTGACACGATGACCAAGCCCGCCCCTATCAACCACTGGCTGGGAGGCAAGTTGACGCCCGGCACGTCGGGCCGCAGCGCGAAGGTGTTCAACCCGGCGACCGGGGAGGTGCAGGGTTTCGTGGACCTCGCCAGTACCCAGGAGATCGACGCGGCCGTTCAGGCGGCCACGGCTGCCGCGCGGGCGTGGCGGAGCGTGCCGCTGAGCAGGCGCGCGGAGATCATGTTCCGCTTCCGGGCGCTGCTTGACGCGGGCCGCGACGATCTGGCCCGCATCCTGACGCGTGAGCACGGGAAGGTGCACGCGGACGCGCTGGGTGAGATCGCGCGCGGCATCGAGAACGTGGATTTCGCGTGCGGGATTCCCAACCTGCTCAAGGGCGGGTATTCCGAGGGAGCGAGTACCGGCGTGGACGTGTACTCCATCCAGCAGCCGCTGGGCGTGGTGGCGGGCATCACGCCGTTCAACTTCCCGGCGATGGTGCCGCTGTGGATGATCGCGAACGCGCTGGCCTGCGGGAACGCCTTCATCCTGAAACCCAGCGAGAAGGACCCCAGCGCCAGCCTGTTCATCGCGGAGTTGTTGCAGAAGGCCGGGCTGCCGGACGGTGTGTTCACGGTGATTCACGGGGACAAGGAGGCGGTGGACGCGCTGCTGGAGCACCCGGACGTGGCGGCGGTCAGTTTCGTGGGGAGCACGCCCATTGCGCGGTACATCTACCGCAAGGGCACCGAGCACGGCAAGCGCGTGCAGGCGCTGGGTGGCGCGAAGAACCACATGCTGGTCCTGCCCGACGCGGACGTGAACATGGCCGCCGACGCCGCCGTGAGCGCCGCCTACGGGTCCGCCGGGGAGCGCTGCATGGCGATCAGCGTGGTCCTGGCCGTCGGGGACGTGGGGGATGAACTGGTGGACGCCATCGCCTCACGCCTCCCGGCCCTGAAGGTCGGCCCCGGCAGTGACGCCGCGAACGAGATGGGGCCGCTGATCTCCCGCGAGCACCGCGACCGCGTGGCCGGGTACATCGGCAGCGCCGCCGATCAGGGCGCGACGGTCGTGGTGGACGGCCGGGCGCAG includes:
- a CDS encoding CoA-acylating methylmalonate-semialdehyde dehydrogenase, with translation MTDTMTKPAPINHWLGGKLTPGTSGRSAKVFNPATGEVQGFVDLASTQEIDAAVQAATAAARAWRSVPLSRRAEIMFRFRALLDAGRDDLARILTREHGKVHADALGEIARGIENVDFACGIPNLLKGGYSEGASTGVDVYSIQQPLGVVAGITPFNFPAMVPLWMIANALACGNAFILKPSEKDPSASLFIAELLQKAGLPDGVFTVIHGDKEAVDALLEHPDVAAVSFVGSTPIARYIYRKGTEHGKRVQALGGAKNHMLVLPDADVNMAADAAVSAAYGSAGERCMAISVVLAVGDVGDELVDAIASRLPALKVGPGSDAANEMGPLISREHRDRVAGYIGSAADQGATVVVDGRAQTFDGNGFFLGVSLLDHVTPDMDAYRDEIFGPVLCVVRVPSYEAGLKLINDNEFGNGTAIFTRDGGAARQFQFDCQVGMVGINVPIPVPVAYYSFGGWKASLFGDTHMYGPDGIKFYTRTKVITSRWPDPAGSRVDLGFPQNR